GATGTGGCAGATATATGTGATAAATTCCACATGGTTTTCATCCCTCATCTCTCTTCAACGTCGCAGAGATAGGCGGGGGCGGTTTTCCAGCTGTTTACAAAGCCTTAATTCTGTGCCTTTGCGATTCCACTGTACTTGATCAAAAATTTGATGGAGAAGACACAGCCCTCGACCGCTTTCTGCTTCATCTGGTGGTAGATAGTCGATAGGATCGATATCATCGGATTCAGATGACGGAGTAAAGCCGCTTCCTTGGTCTGAGATTACCCACCAATATTGATTGTCTATTAACGAAAACCGCACTACAACTGTTTTACTAGGATCAAGATTATTGCCATGCTTTGCTGCGTTTACTAAGGCTTCTTGAAGTCCTAGCCGCAGTTCTGCCTGCAATTTAGCGGGAATCTCTGCCAATAATAAATCTAAAATTGGACAAAGATATAGAGTTGAGGCGAAACTAATCGTACCCCAATAGCGTCCAACAGGACGGAGCGAAATGGTAATCACAAGAGAAACCCCATAGCCTTCAGTTAGCTAGACATCAGTTTGCTGTCACAGGCACCCTGATAAAAATTGAGGTGGTCATGCTGCCTTCAAACTTGCGTCTTTAAAACTAAATTTTTAAAATGCTGGGGAGCATGGACTCAGTTTATGAAAGGGGATTGGTTATATATAAAACGGCCATAAAAGATAGGTCAGGTGTATAGCAACTTCCTCAAAAGATGCTAGAAACTGGCAAGAGTATGGTTATACTCTGTTATTTGCCGATTTGTAATTTAAACAACCCCATTCACACTTTTAAGAGCCTATGCAACATCAAATTCTTTAAACAAAATCAATTACATTATTTAGCTTAATTCAATTTTAGCATTTTTACTATGCACTAGACTACAAATTGAAAATTTGTGGATTTGTAAAGGATTGCAGTTCCCTTGTCTCAATGTGATAGCACAAGAAATGCAGCTGCTTCCACATGAGCAGTTTGGGGAAAAAAATCTGCAGGTTGTACCCTTTTAATGGTATATAGCCCACCTTGACAAAGTAATTTCAGGTCACGAGCGAGGGTGGCTACTTTACAGCTGACGTAAACAATCCGAGATGGTTTCAATTGCCGTAAAGTTTCGATGACAACAGGATCACACCCCTTGCGCGGCGGATCAAGTAATACCACTTCTGGGATGATTCCTAAATTTGGCAGGATTTTTTCTACCGCCCCAACTTGGAATGTAACGTTATGAATTCCATTGCGTTCGGCATTCAAAATTGCTTGTTCGACTGCGGCTGGTTGTACTTCCAAACCCATAGCTTGACGGACTTGTTTGGCTAGGGGTAAAGTTAAAGTCCCAATACCACAATAAGCATCAACTAACATCTCATACCCTTGAAGATTCAGTTCCGACTGAATCACCTCTAATAGTGCCTCTGCTGTTTCAGTATAAACCTGAAAAAATGTATCTGGGCGGACTTGAAATTCCAATCCAGCAAATTTTTCTCGCAGGTAGGGCACACCAGCAATACAACTGGTTTGTGATCCAAAGATAGCATTTGTGCGATCGCTATTGCGATTTAACGACACTCCCACCAACTGGGGATAGCGTTTTAACCATTCCTGGGCTTGGGTTTCAACTCCCGCTAAATTCCAGTCCTTGACGACCAAAGTCAGTAATATTTCGCCAGTGCGGCGTCCAATGCGTAACCCAAGATGACGAACTTGTCCTTGGTGACGATGTTCGTCATAAATTTGCCAACCCCGCGTTTGGATATCTTGCTTAACTTCAGCTAGCATGGGATTTAATCTTGAATCTTGAACTGGACATTGATTCAAGTTGATTAATTGGTGGCTAGCTTTTTGGTAGTAACCAGCTTGTACTTGTCCGGTTGTTGATTTTCCTAAAGGATAGGTAGCTTTATTGCGATAGTCACTAGATGAAGCAGCTACCAGCACAGGATCTACTGGTGCTTGAACAAAAGAGCCAATACGTTCCAAAGCTTGGATAACTTGATTACGCTTTGCGGCTACTTGGAACTCATAGTTAATATGTTGCCACTGACAACCACCACATTTATCAGCCACAATGCAACTCGGTCGGATGCGATGGGGCGATGGTTGCAATATTTCTTTAAGTTTCCCGTGGGCATAATTAGGCTTAACATGTGCTAAACGGACAACAGCGCGATCGCCTGGTACAGCATCTGGGACAAAAACTACGCGATCGTCCCCGCAACGTCCCACGCCATCACCCATGTCACTCAAATCCGTAATCGTCACTTCAATTAAATCACCCTGTTGCCAAAGAAGTTTAGTCATTAGTCAAAAGTTAAGAGTCAAGATGCAAGAGGGAATAGGCAATGGTAATTAATTATTCTCCCCAATCCCCAATTCCCAAACATTGACGATAGGGTCTAGTCCCCACTAAGAGCGTAGCAGAGTGGGTATAGGGAGTGGGCTACGACGATTACATCTTTGAGTAAATCTTTCCATCGAAAGACAGCCAGAAGATGTATGATAAAACTTTAAACAAAATATAGTCTAGCATAGTCAGATATAGTCTAAAAGACAGTCCTAATGAAATTATCTGATTATGCTAAAACCTTGGGGATTTCGTACCTTACCGCTTGGCGACATGACAAAGCAGGTAAAATACCATATCCAACAGAGCAACTTCCCACGGGTACGGTAATTGTTGATTACGACCCGAAAAAGATATCAGGGCAAAGCGCAAAACCGAAAAAATTGTAGAAGCCTTAAATTCTCCAACAGATTGATTAAGTTTTCTAGTCAAGCATATCTTACTGGATCTTGAATGATATACTAATTTCATTGCCAAAGTTGATCAATACTTTGACTACGCTCAGTATAAATATGCGTCAAGTAGAAAAGCACATAATCAAAGAAGGACATGACTGGTTTGATTATTGTAGTGACATTACCACTATTTCCCGGCAGCTTTACAACACTGCTCAATTCACTCAGCGTCAAGGTTTTTTCTACGGATGGGGAACTCAATCACAAGCTAGCTTAGACACTTTATTTAAACAAAACGAGAACTACAAAGCAATAAGCGCAAAAGTAGCTCAACTCGTATTAAAACAGAATGCAGATGCGTGGATTGCTTACTACAAAGCATTAGTGGCTTATAAACTTGAACCAACTAAGTTCACTGGTAGACCAAAACCACCTAATTATGTTGATGACAAAAACGTAGTTAAATTCAATAATCAAGCAATTGGTAAAAGAGAATTTAATAAAGGTTTCATTATCCCATCAATGTCGCCAATCAGGATTCCAGTAAAGCCTGGACTAAAGTTTGAGGACTTGTGTGAGGTACGAATTATCCCAAAAACTGGATGCTTCGTTATCGAAATAGTCTATGAAATTACCGAGTTGTCAGAGTTTTTTTGTAGTTTGAATCCTGAACTGAATGCGGCGATAGATATTGGTTTAGATAATCTAGCGACGATTGTTTTCAATGATCTAGCAATACAACCAATTATTGTAAATGGTAAACCATTGAAATCAGCCAACCAGTTTTATAACAAGCAGATTGCCAAGTTTCGAGGTTTTCTACCCAATAGGAAAGCTCGGTCAAGGCGAATTGCAAACATCGTTCGTAATCGCCATCAATTTGTTTCTTCATATTTACATCAAGCCACAAAAATGATTGTGGATGAACTTCTATCTCTTGGTGTAACTCACGTCTCAATCGGGAAAAACGAACAATGGAAAACACGTCTTAATTTAGGTAAACGTACAAACCAAAATTTTACTCAGATACCACACGCAATATTTATCGAAATGCTGACTTATAAATTAGTTAGAGTCGGTATTACCGTTAAGGTAGCAGAAGAATCTTACACAAGTAAGGCTTCAGCGATTGATTGGGACATCATCCCAACTTATCAACCTAACAACAAGATCAAGCATGTATTCTCAGGAAAACGTGTCAAACGTGCGTGGTATATCAGTAAAGATGGTTTGAAGATTCATGCCGACGTGAACGCAGGGTACAACATCGGCAGAAAAAGTAATCCTGAAGGATTTGACTGTCTCCAGTCTATTCTAAGGGATAGGGGGTGTCTGGTAGTACATCCAAGGCGGATAACTCCACTATTTAAGCGTGTCCATGCTGAAAGTAGAGTCGCTTAAAGCTAAATTGCATAAGTCTGACTATATTTGACTATGTGATTTGGAACTATTAACAGTAGCCAAATACAGTATGATTTAGATGGTCGCTGACCCTCCCGACCGTATTGAACAGACAGGCTAACTTCAAAGTAGAGTTACCAACGGCAGTTGCTCTATGTCGGGGAACCCGCCCACCGCACTGCCTCCTCTTGCCGCAGATAAATCGGCAGTTCGGGGAAAGAACATGACCACTGGTTCGCATGATTAAGTTCTGCGGTAAAAGTATAGACCAAGCCATGTTGTACGTAAAGTATACACCTGGGGGAGACGGGTGTCTGCCTGTGGACGCTGTGTAAGACCAAATTATGCTTGCATAAAGAGGCCACGGCGGTTGAGACGGGAAACTCCGCACGACGAATAAGACCGTCCCTGAGTTGAGTTGAAGTTGGCAAGCTCCAACCTCAGCGAAGCAGGTTGGGGTACTTCACACTAACAAGTAATATTATTTCGCGTGATTGCAATAATCATGACTGTAGTTAACCAAGTAATTCTCAAAGCCGACGACGAACTGCGTTACCCCAGCAGTGGTGAACTCAAGACTATCCAAGAGTTTTTGCAGACCGGTGTACAGCGGACACGGATTGCTTCTACCCTAGCGGAAAACGAAAAAAAGATAGTTCAGGAAGCAACTAAACAACTTTGGCAGAAACGTCCTGACTTTATCTCCCCCGGTGGTAATGCTTACGGAGAACGCCAGCGTTCTCTATGTATCCGGGACTTTGGCTGGTACTTGCGCCTAATTACCTATGGCGTACTTGCTGGTGACAAAGAACCAATTGAACAAATTGGTTTGATTGGCGTGCGGGAAATGTACAATTCCTTGGGTGTTCCCGTACCTGGAATGGTAGAAGCCATCAATTCTTTGAAAAAAGCCTCCCTTGAGTTACTCAGTGCCGAAGACGCCGCCCAAACAGCTCCATACTTTGATTACATAATTCAAGCAATGTCTTGATCCAAAGTGTGCGCTAGTTCCATTGGTGGTCTTTTGGTCTATCTAGAGAGAGTGCGAAATCTTAGCACTCATATACCCATAACATTTCTAATTTGATCATACCCTCCCCACACTTGGTTGTGGCTCTGGCACGCTCTGTGTCAAGTTAACAACCATCTGTGGGGAAATTTTATGGGTTTGTCATTTGTCATTTGTCATTTGTCATTTGTCATTTGTCAGTTGTCATTTGTCATTTGTCATTTGTCATTTGTCATTTGTCATTTGTTTTTGACCGTTGACTCTTGACCGTTGACTCTTGACCGTTGACTCTTGACTCTTGACCCTTGACCCTTGACCGTTGACCGTTGACCGTTGACCGTTGACCGTTGACCCTTGACCCTTGACCCTTGACTCTTGACCCTTGACCCTTGACCCTTGACCCTTGACCAGTGACCAAATACAAAAAGCCGACAGTTCTTTGTGAGAATCTGTCGGCAATTAGTGTGTTCCCTATTAATGACTCGGCTAGAGTTCAGTTGTAGTAATTATGCCCATTTAGAAAGTATGGCGAGACGATCTTAGTCATCTACACTTGTGATTGTCATCACTTGACTGTTACAGGCAAACTGTATCTACTTCACAAATTTCTCACTTGAGGCAGACCAATGCATACTATGACAATAATAACTGTACTCTAGACTACAAAATTTTTCTCTAATAAATACTAGACATCCTTAAGGAAAATGGATCTGAATTTTGTCAATCGAATAGCTGGGACAATCCTTTTGGTAGGATCTTTGGGTTGCGCTATACCAGCACAGAACGGAGTTTCCCATAGCAACAGCTTAACAACTGCACCCACTGCGATTTTCGTTAGTTATAACTCAAAAACAAAGAGACCGCCCACTAAATCTGCCACAATTTATGTTGAAGGGGAAAAAATCCCGATTACCGTGAAACTGTACAACAAGTTCAGTAATTTATTCACTACCTATTTTCCTGTGCAGGATTTTATTGTTGAAGGGGGTAGTTCTAGTGAAGGAACCGGAGTGAGATTTATTGCCAATTTTGGCGGAAGCAAAAATGAAAATGCCTATGTCCATGTTGCTTTCTTGAAAAATCTCAAAACCCTAGAACAGGTAAGAGTTTTTGTGAATGCTAAGAAGGGATTAATTGCATCTAATGGGTGGCGGGTTGTGAGTCGGACGCAAAATGTTTCCTATCGGTGGGCGAAAGAAAAGATTGTTTTTAGTAAGGGTAAAGATATAGTGGGTAATGTGTATATTGGTCAACAAAATGGTAAGGCTTTTTATGTGATTAGCCAATTCCCAGGAGAATATGGTGACGGCTTTTCACCAAGAGCAGATTTGATTTTACAGAATCTGGAGGTTAGTCGTGGGGACTAGTGACTGGGGAAGAGTAGTATTTGTAGGTAAGGCTATGCCCACCCTACTAGCATCCTAAAATAGTTTTAACGGCATTCACTAACCGAGCAACTAACTCCAGTGATACGTTGATTGTAGAAATTGTGTGAAGTAATGATGCTGTTGCTCCTGCAATGGTCTCAAAGCTAGATCCTGCCACCAGCATTGTTACCACAGCACTTGCCACAGAAGCAATGACAGTAGCACCGACACCAGAAAAAACTAAAATTCCGCCAATTGCAGAAATTATAATAGGCCATTGTATTGGATCAGGATTATGACAAGCTGGAATTTGCCCAAACAATACTTGAAAAATATGCATATAATTAAAATGTTTAAATTATTTAACAATTTCTATACTATATAAATGTTTTTTACCTCGGTATAGTAAAAATACTGGAATGAGTAATGATGGCAGCAGAACAAAAGCACAGCACCTATTTATTGGCAGCAGAAACCCAATTACGCCAGCTTTCTCCTGAACAGTTGCAAATCGCAGTTGCTTTTCTGACTTACCTACAAAAAACAGATGAACAAGATGTAACTGAAAAATTATTGAGTATTCCTGGTTTTGCTGCATCTTTCCATGAAACCGAAAACAGCAAAGACAAATTATGGGATAATACCTCAAATCAGATTGCTACAGATAACGAAGTATGGCAGGCTTACTTAATTTCTGAGCAAAAAAGGGAAGAGGTATATCGCCGCCTTGCAGACTCCTAAATTTCTTTCTAATGCCCAAGTTATCAAGATTCACCACCGCCAGATTCAAAAATTTGGTGGCACTTTTGGTATTAGAGACGAAGGCTTACTAGATTCCGCACTAGCGCAACCTCAAGCTACTTTTGGCGGTGAACTCTTGCATCCAACAATTTATGAACAAGCAGCTGCTTATCTGTACCATCTAGCGATGAACCATCCGTTTATCGATGGTAATAAGCGTACTGCTTTCGCCGTGATGGATACCTTCATCACCTTGAATGGCTACAGTTTAGATTTATCAGACGAACAAACTTATAACTTGGTGATTCAAGTAGTTCAACGGGAAATGTCCAAAGAACAATTATCTGCATTCCTAAAACTGCATCTTATGAGCAAGTAAATCGGTAGAATAATGCTCTGTCCCCTTGGTGCATTATTTCCATGACAGCCACGTCTCCTACTCCCTTTTCCCCTCAAGAAATTGCCGCA
The Gloeotrichia echinulata CP02 DNA segment above includes these coding regions:
- a CDS encoding anti-sigma regulatory factor, with amino-acid sequence MITISLRPVGRYWGTISFASTLYLCPILDLLLAEIPAKLQAELRLGLQEALVNAAKHGNNLDPSKTVVVRFSLIDNQYWWVISDQGSGFTPSSESDDIDPIDYLPPDEAESGRGLCLLHQIFDQVQWNRKGTELRLCKQLENRPRLSLRR
- the rlmD gene encoding 23S rRNA (uracil(1939)-C(5))-methyltransferase RlmD; this translates as MTKLLWQQGDLIEVTITDLSDMGDGVGRCGDDRVVFVPDAVPGDRAVVRLAHVKPNYAHGKLKEILQPSPHRIRPSCIVADKCGGCQWQHINYEFQVAAKRNQVIQALERIGSFVQAPVDPVLVAASSSDYRNKATYPLGKSTTGQVQAGYYQKASHQLINLNQCPVQDSRLNPMLAEVKQDIQTRGWQIYDEHRHQGQVRHLGLRIGRRTGEILLTLVVKDWNLAGVETQAQEWLKRYPQLVGVSLNRNSDRTNAIFGSQTSCIAGVPYLREKFAGLEFQVRPDTFFQVYTETAEALLEVIQSELNLQGYEMLVDAYCGIGTLTLPLAKQVRQAMGLEVQPAAVEQAILNAERNGIHNVTFQVGAVEKILPNLGIIPEVVLLDPPRKGCDPVVIETLRQLKPSRIVYVSCKVATLARDLKLLCQGGLYTIKRVQPADFFPQTAHVEAAAFLVLSH
- a CDS encoding transposase is translated as MRQVEKHIIKEGHDWFDYCSDITTISRQLYNTAQFTQRQGFFYGWGTQSQASLDTLFKQNENYKAISAKVAQLVLKQNADAWIAYYKALVAYKLEPTKFTGRPKPPNYVDDKNVVKFNNQAIGKREFNKGFIIPSMSPIRIPVKPGLKFEDLCEVRIIPKTGCFVIEIVYEITELSEFFCSLNPELNAAIDIGLDNLATIVFNDLAIQPIIVNGKPLKSANQFYNKQIAKFRGFLPNRKARSRRIANIVRNRHQFVSSYLHQATKMIVDELLSLGVTHVSIGKNEQWKTRLNLGKRTNQNFTQIPHAIFIEMLTYKLVRVGITVKVAEESYTSKASAIDWDIIPTYQPNNKIKHVFSGKRVKRAWYISKDGLKIHADVNAGYNIGRKSNPEGFDCLQSILRDRGCLVVHPRRITPLFKRVHAESRVA
- the apcD gene encoding allophycocyanin subunit alpha-B, whose amino-acid sequence is MTVVNQVILKADDELRYPSSGELKTIQEFLQTGVQRTRIASTLAENEKKIVQEATKQLWQKRPDFISPGGNAYGERQRSLCIRDFGWYLRLITYGVLAGDKEPIEQIGLIGVREMYNSLGVPVPGMVEAINSLKKASLELLSAEDAAQTAPYFDYIIQAMS
- a CDS encoding type II toxin-antitoxin system death-on-curing family toxin, which encodes MQTPKFLSNAQVIKIHHRQIQKFGGTFGIRDEGLLDSALAQPQATFGGELLHPTIYEQAAAYLYHLAMNHPFIDGNKRTAFAVMDTFITLNGYSLDLSDEQTYNLVIQVVQREMSKEQLSAFLKLHLMSK